One genomic region from Microcystis panniformis FACHB-1757 encodes:
- a CDS encoding Uma2 family endonuclease encodes MTIATDKSTYSFAEYLQLEETAAYKHEYQDGEIVPMTGGTTDHNKIALNFAAYLKFALKGQKYNIFIGDVKLWIAQYRQATYPDVMLIEGEPIYYETGKTTVTNPRLIVEVLSKSTQNYDQGDKFLYYRSLPEFQEYILISQSRPYVMQYNKTEENKWLLTEYEGENTSLSLTSVNFDLSFQEIYEGVTFNIIND; translated from the coding sequence ATGACCATAGCCACAGATAAAAGTACCTATAGCTTTGCCGAATATTTACAACTAGAGGAAACGGCAGCCTATAAACATGAGTATCAAGACGGGGAAATCGTACCGATGACAGGAGGCACTACCGATCATAATAAAATTGCTCTCAATTTTGCCGCTTATTTAAAATTTGCCCTCAAAGGACAGAAATATAATATTTTTATCGGTGATGTGAAATTATGGATAGCGCAATATCGTCAAGCAACCTATCCCGATGTGATGCTAATTGAGGGTGAACCGATTTATTATGAAACTGGCAAGACAACTGTTACCAATCCCAGATTAATAGTAGAAGTCCTCTCAAAATCAACTCAAAATTATGACCAGGGCGACAAATTTCTCTATTATCGTTCGCTGCCGGAATTTCAAGAATATATTCTGATCAGTCAAAGTCGTCCCTATGTCATGCAGTATAACAAAACTGAGGAAAATAAATGGTTATTAACGGAATACGAGGGCGAAAATACCAGTTTATCTTTAACTTCTGTCAATTTCGATCTCAGTTTTCAGGAAATTTACGAAGGAGTTACTTTTAATATAATCAATGATTAA
- a CDS encoding valine--tRNA ligase → MTSELSKQYDPKITETKWQQYWENQEIFTANPEKGGETYCIVIPPPNVTGSLHMGHAFESSLIDTLVRYKRMTGKNTLWLPGTDHASIAVQAILDRQLKAEKTDRYQLGREKFLERAWQWKEESGSTIVNQLRRLGVSVDWTRERFTMDEGLSHAVRTAFIKLYEDGLIYRGQYLVNWCPESRSAVSDLEVENKDIEGNLWYFRYPLSDGSGYLQVATTRPETMLGDTGVAVNPQDPRYRHLIGKTVTLPIMGREIPIIADELVDPEFGTGCVKVTPAHDPKDFEMGKRHNLAFINIMNLDGSLNENAGIFAGQDRFVARKNVVKKLDEDGFLVKIEAYRHSVPYSDRGKVPVEPLLSTQWFVKIEPLATKALACLDQENSPRFVPERWTKVYRDWLVKLKDWCISRQLWWGHQIPAWYVISETNNEITNHTPFVVAWDETSALAKAKQEYGEDIIIQQDPDVLDTWFSSGLWPFSTMGWPEKTLDLDTYYPTTTLVTGFDIIFFWVARMTMMAGYFTGQMPFKDVYIHGLVRDENGKKMSKSANNGIDPLILIDKYGTDALRYTLIREVAGAGQDISLQYNRKTDESESVEAARNFANKIWNASRFVMMNLEGKTPEELGEPVLENLELADCWILSRYHQTVQKTRDYLENYGMGEAAKGLYEFIWRDFCDWYIELVKTRLWKDKESVSCATARQTLAFILAGTLKLLHPFMPHITEEIWHHLTQENQQVLALETYPIADSSLIDLDLENTFELLIESIRVLRNLRAEAGIKPGATITAILQTENSQELAILQRGQVYLKDLAKIENLILTAKLTEEVNQAIADVVATVEILIPLSGLVDISILAGKLEKNLGKVEGEIKSLSDRLNKPSFVEKAPEALIQKTKQALAESEKQAQILQERLKRLH, encoded by the coding sequence ATGACCTCGGAACTATCGAAGCAATACGATCCCAAGATCACAGAAACCAAATGGCAGCAATATTGGGAAAATCAAGAAATATTTACAGCAAACCCCGAAAAAGGCGGCGAAACCTACTGTATAGTCATCCCCCCTCCCAATGTTACCGGTAGTCTCCACATGGGTCACGCTTTCGAGAGTTCCTTAATTGATACACTTGTTCGCTACAAGCGCATGACCGGCAAAAATACCCTCTGGCTGCCCGGGACAGATCACGCTAGTATTGCAGTACAAGCTATACTCGATCGCCAATTAAAAGCCGAAAAAACCGACCGTTATCAACTAGGAAGGGAAAAATTCCTCGAACGCGCTTGGCAATGGAAAGAAGAGTCCGGTAGTACCATTGTTAATCAACTGCGACGCTTGGGGGTATCCGTGGATTGGACGCGGGAACGTTTCACCATGGACGAGGGACTTTCCCATGCTGTCCGTACTGCTTTTATCAAACTCTATGAGGACGGATTAATCTATCGCGGTCAATACTTAGTTAACTGGTGTCCCGAATCCCGGTCGGCCGTTTCCGATTTAGAGGTGGAAAACAAGGATATTGAGGGAAATCTCTGGTATTTTCGCTATCCTCTTAGCGATGGTAGCGGTTATCTTCAAGTAGCCACCACAAGGCCCGAAACCATGCTCGGTGATACTGGTGTAGCTGTCAACCCGCAAGACCCCCGTTATCGCCATTTAATCGGCAAAACCGTCACTTTACCGATAATGGGGCGAGAAATCCCCATTATTGCCGATGAATTAGTGGATCCCGAATTTGGAACCGGTTGCGTCAAAGTTACGCCGGCCCACGATCCTAAGGATTTTGAGATGGGTAAACGCCATAATTTAGCCTTTATTAATATCATGAATTTAGACGGCAGTTTAAACGAAAATGCCGGAATATTCGCAGGTCAAGATCGTTTTGTTGCCCGCAAAAATGTCGTTAAAAAACTCGATGAAGACGGTTTTTTAGTTAAGATTGAAGCCTATCGCCATAGCGTCCCCTATAGTGATCGAGGTAAAGTTCCCGTGGAACCCCTTTTATCTACCCAATGGTTCGTTAAAATTGAACCTTTAGCCACAAAAGCTTTAGCCTGTTTAGATCAGGAAAACTCGCCCCGTTTTGTGCCAGAAAGATGGACAAAAGTTTATCGCGATTGGTTAGTTAAACTAAAAGATTGGTGTATTTCTCGACAACTGTGGTGGGGTCATCAAATTCCCGCTTGGTATGTTATCAGTGAAACTAATAACGAAATTACTAACCATACTCCCTTCGTTGTTGCCTGGGATGAAACCTCCGCTTTAGCCAAGGCCAAACAGGAGTATGGAGAGGATATAATTATTCAACAAGACCCCGATGTTTTAGATACTTGGTTTTCCTCGGGATTGTGGCCATTTTCGACTATGGGATGGCCAGAAAAAACCCTTGATCTAGACACCTATTATCCCACCACAACCCTCGTCACCGGTTTTGATATTATCTTTTTCTGGGTGGCCAGAATGACGATGATGGCGGGCTATTTTACGGGACAAATGCCCTTTAAAGATGTCTATATTCACGGTTTAGTTAGGGATGAAAACGGCAAAAAGATGTCTAAATCTGCCAATAACGGCATCGATCCCCTAATTTTAATTGATAAATATGGAACCGATGCTTTACGATATACCTTAATTCGAGAAGTGGCAGGAGCAGGACAGGATATCAGTCTGCAATATAACCGTAAAACCGATGAATCGGAATCCGTAGAAGCGGCCCGAAATTTTGCCAATAAAATTTGGAATGCTTCCCGTTTTGTGATGATGAATCTGGAGGGAAAAACCCCAGAAGAATTGGGAGAACCAGTTTTAGAAAATTTAGAATTAGCCGATTGCTGGATTTTATCTCGTTATCATCAAACAGTGCAAAAAACTAGAGATTATCTAGAAAATTATGGCATGGGGGAAGCGGCAAAAGGTCTATACGAATTTATCTGGCGCGATTTCTGTGATTGGTATATCGAGTTAGTGAAAACTCGTTTATGGAAGGATAAAGAATCGGTTTCCTGTGCCACGGCCCGGCAAACTTTGGCTTTTATCTTGGCAGGAACATTAAAACTATTACATCCCTTTATGCCCCATATTACCGAAGAAATTTGGCATCATTTAACCCAAGAAAATCAGCAGGTTTTGGCTTTAGAAACCTATCCAATAGCTGATAGTTCTCTGATCGATCTAGACTTAGAAAATACTTTTGAGTTATTAATTGAAAGTATTCGGGTGTTGCGTAATTTGCGGGCCGAAGCGGGGATTAAACCGGGGGCAACGATCACGGCAATTTTACAGACAGAAAACAGTCAAGAATTAGCTATTCTGCAACGCGGACAAGTGTACTTAAAAGACTTGGCCAAGATCGAAAACTTAATTTTGACGGCAAAATTAACCGAGGAAGTTAATCAAGCGATTGCCGATGTTGTCGCTACGGTAGAAATCCTCATCCCCCTGTCTGGATTGGTTGATATATCGATATTGGCTGGGAAATTAGAGAAGAATTTAGGTAAAGTAGAAGGAGAAATCAAGAGTTTGAGCGATCGCTTGAATAAACCTAGCTTTGTCGAAAAAGCTCCAGAAGCTTTAATCCAAAAAACGAAGCAAGCTTTAGCAGAGTCCGAAAAACAAGCCCAAATTCTCCAAGAACGATTAAAACGCCTGCATTAA
- a CDS encoding DUF6036 family nucleotidyltransferase, producing the protein MRANVDAQKLERLMQILGKEAQGSGTIYFTGGASALLVGWRNSTVDVDIRLDPEPPGIFQAIAKLKKELNINIELASPQDFLPPIPGWRDRSVFIGKRGQISFYHYDFTAQALSKLSRGFDRDLKDIEAMYEHKLFSLNELGECFEAIAPELIRFPSLNPDVLRSRVENFIERFQCPPEEKQS; encoded by the coding sequence ATGCGTGCAAACGTTGACGCTCAGAAGTTAGAACGCCTAATGCAAATCTTAGGTAAAGAAGCTCAGGGTTCAGGCACTATCTACTTTACAGGTGGAGCGAGTGCCTTACTGGTGGGATGGCGGAATTCCACAGTCGATGTGGATATCCGTCTAGATCCAGAACCGCCGGGCATTTTTCAAGCGATCGCCAAGCTAAAAAAAGAATTGAACATCAACATTGAACTGGCATCTCCGCAGGATTTTCTGCCCCCTATTCCGGGATGGCGCGATCGAAGCGTATTCATTGGCAAACGAGGTCAAATCTCTTTCTATCACTATGATTTTACAGCCCAAGCTCTTTCTAAACTATCGAGAGGGTTTGACCGTGACTTGAAAGATATTGAAGCTATGTACGAACACAAATTATTCTCTTTGAATGAGCTAGGGGAATGCTTTGAAGCGATTGCACCGGAACTAATCCGATTCCCCTCCCTTAACCCTGATGTGCTGAGAAGCAGAGTCGAGAACTTTATTGAACGTTTTCAATGTCCACCAGAGGAGAAACAATCATGA
- a CDS encoding NADP-dependent isocitrate dehydrogenase, with protein MTVSYEKITPPTTGSTITFSDGKPLVPDDPIIPFIRGDGTGVDIWPATAKVIDAAIATAYAGQRKIHWFKVYAGDEACEIYGTYQYLPQDTLTAIKEYGIAIKGPLTTPIGGGIRSLNVALRQIFDLYACVRPCRYYAGTPSPHKTPEKLDVIVYRENTEDIYLGIEWKQGTEIADKLINYLNTELIPATPEHGNKQIPLDAGIGIKPISKTGSQRLVRRAIERALTLPKPKNQVTLVHKGNIMKYTEGAFRDWGYELAKSEFRDVCVTEMESWILSNKEKNPDLTIEDNARMVEPGYDALTDEKKAKICQEVTSVLDAIWETHGNGQWKDKIMVNDRIADSIFQQIQTRPDEYSILATMNLNGDYLSDAAAAIVGGLGMGPGANIGDTCAIFEATHGTAPKHAGLDRINPGSVILSGVMMLEYMGWQEAADLIKKGIAAAIANRQVTYDLARLMEPPVNPPLKCSEFADAIISHFGD; from the coding sequence ATGACTGTGAGCTACGAAAAAATCACCCCACCGACAACAGGCTCGACAATTACTTTTTCTGACGGAAAACCTCTAGTTCCCGACGATCCCATCATTCCCTTCATTCGTGGTGACGGTACGGGGGTCGATATCTGGCCCGCAACCGCAAAAGTTATCGATGCAGCGATCGCCACAGCCTACGCTGGTCAAAGGAAAATCCATTGGTTTAAAGTCTATGCTGGCGATGAAGCTTGTGAAATCTACGGGACTTATCAATATCTACCCCAAGATACCTTGACAGCGATCAAAGAATATGGTATAGCCATCAAGGGTCCCTTGACCACTCCCATCGGTGGCGGCATTCGTTCCCTGAATGTGGCTTTGCGGCAGATTTTTGACCTTTATGCCTGTGTTCGTCCCTGTCGTTACTATGCGGGAACCCCTTCCCCCCATAAAACCCCGGAAAAACTCGATGTCATCGTCTATCGGGAAAATACCGAGGATATCTATCTCGGCATCGAATGGAAACAAGGCACGGAAATCGCCGATAAACTGATTAATTATCTCAACACCGAACTAATTCCCGCCACTCCCGAACACGGTAACAAACAAATTCCCCTCGATGCGGGTATCGGGATCAAACCTATTAGTAAGACGGGTTCCCAAAGATTAGTCCGCCGGGCGATCGAACGAGCGCTGACTTTACCGAAACCGAAAAATCAGGTTACTCTCGTCCACAAGGGTAACATTATGAAATACACGGAAGGGGCCTTCCGGGATTGGGGTTACGAATTAGCTAAAAGTGAATTCCGGGATGTGTGCGTCACCGAGATGGAATCATGGATCCTGAGTAATAAGGAGAAAAACCCCGATCTGACCATCGAAGATAACGCCCGCATGGTGGAACCGGGTTATGATGCTCTCACGGACGAGAAAAAAGCAAAAATCTGCCAAGAAGTGACCAGTGTTCTCGATGCTATCTGGGAAACCCACGGCAATGGCCAATGGAAAGATAAAATTATGGTTAACGATCGCATTGCCGATAGTATCTTCCAACAGATCCAAACCCGTCCCGATGAATACTCGATCCTCGCTACCATGAACCTAAATGGTGATTATCTCTCCGATGCGGCAGCGGCGATCGTCGGTGGTTTAGGGATGGGACCCGGGGCGAATATTGGCGATACTTGCGCTATTTTTGAGGCAACCCACGGCACAGCCCCTAAACACGCCGGTTTAGACCGAATTAACCCCGGTTCGGTGATTCTTTCTGGGGTGATGATGTTGGAATACATGGGATGGCAAGAAGCGGCCGATTTGATTAAAAAAGGCATCGCAGCGGCGATCGCTAATCGACAAGTTACCTACGATTTAGCGCGTCTGATGGAACCTCCCGTTAATCCTCCCCTGAAATGTTCCGAATTTGCCGATGCAATCATCTCCCATTTTGGGGATTAA
- a CDS encoding Uma2 family endonuclease yields the protein MTTLLVQATSAPLMIDLPWIMPMTEEQFYEFCLANRDLRIERSASGEVIVMPPAFSDTGNRNFNIAAQLWNWSELDGTGLGFDSSAGFTLPNGATRSPDAAWIKLERWNALTEKQKASFAPICPDFVIELRSASDTVSSLRKKMEEYIANGALLGWLIDRQNRQVYIYRPHRELEILNAPETISGDPELPGFVLVMAKIW from the coding sequence ATGACGACACTACTTGTACAAGCGACCTCGGCTCCTTTGATGATTGATCTTCCTTGGATTATGCCGATGACGGAGGAGCAGTTTTATGAATTTTGTTTAGCCAATCGGGATTTACGCATTGAACGCAGCGCTAGTGGAGAAGTGATCGTTATGCCTCCTGCTTTTTCAGATACGGGTAATCGCAATTTTAATATCGCCGCTCAACTTTGGAACTGGTCAGAACTAGATGGAACGGGGCTTGGGTTTGATTCCAGTGCGGGTTTTACGCTGCCCAATGGTGCGACTCGTTCACCCGATGCTGCTTGGATTAAATTAGAACGCTGGAATGCTTTAACAGAAAAACAAAAAGCCTCTTTTGCCCCCATCTGTCCCGATTTTGTGATTGAATTGCGTTCTGCTAGTGATACAGTATCCAGTTTGCGGAAAAAGATGGAAGAATATATTGCCAATGGTGCTTTATTGGGTTGGTTAATTGATCGCCAAAATCGCCAAGTCTATATTTATCGTCCCCATCGAGAACTGGAGATTTTAAATGCTCCTGAAACCATTAGTGGTGATCCAGAATTGCCGGGGTTTGTATTAGTAATGGCTAAGATTTGGTAA
- the purN gene encoding phosphoribosylglycinamide formyltransferase, with the protein MMTISPSLISPDLSLADIPLEETLSLGVMASGSGSNFAVLAAAIAKKQLNARISVLIYNNPDAKVKEKAAHYNIPAVFLDHRQFKPREELDRAIVETFQEYGVKWVIMAGWMRIVTPVLLDAFPDRVINIHPSLLPSFKGVRAVEQALAAGVKVTGCTVHIARAEVDSGPILMQAVVPILPDDTAASLHERIQVQEHRIFPVAIALAAKLSL; encoded by the coding sequence ATGATGACAATTTCCCCCAGTTTAATTTCTCCCGATCTCAGTTTGGCCGATATTCCCCTAGAGGAAACCCTCTCTTTAGGAGTGATGGCTTCTGGTAGTGGTTCCAATTTTGCTGTTTTAGCAGCAGCGATCGCCAAAAAACAGCTAAATGCCCGGATTTCTGTCCTCATCTACAATAATCCCGATGCCAAGGTAAAAGAAAAAGCCGCTCACTACAATATCCCCGCGGTTTTCCTCGATCATCGTCAATTTAAACCCAGAGAAGAACTCGATCGGGCAATAGTCGAAACTTTCCAAGAATACGGCGTAAAATGGGTAATTATGGCGGGCTGGATGCGAATTGTCACCCCGGTTTTACTAGATGCTTTTCCCGATCGCGTGATCAATATCCATCCTAGTTTACTACCCAGTTTTAAAGGTGTGCGTGCCGTGGAACAAGCTTTAGCCGCAGGGGTAAAAGTGACCGGATGTACTGTGCATATCGCTCGCGCGGAGGTAGATAGTGGACCAATTTTAATGCAAGCAGTGGTTCCCATTCTCCCCGATGATACCGCGGCCAGTCTCCACGAACGCATTCAAGTGCAAGAACATCGCATTTTCCCAGTAGCGATCGCTTTAGCGGCGAAATTGAGCCTATAG
- a CDS encoding choice-of-anchor C family PEP-CTERM protein, whose translation MELKSCSQVTTIALGISSSILFTVSFVSPASAVNLIINGSFEEGDYDSNVVDPNFARLSQGSSALTGWTIGGAGVDWHNSNDMKFPIEGDLIIDLNLDGGSSGTLSQTFSTIIGQFYTLSFSLAGPDLSATNPSFPNPRQVSVQVAAVNQIFSTSASDHLDLQWQLHELSFQATGNQTTLTFSSLDNSGFWGPALDNVTVVSNAESVPEPASILSLLALGTLGAASTLKRKLKSSKSSEKETTKVS comes from the coding sequence ATGGAACTTAAGTCATGTTCTCAAGTAACCACTATAGCTCTTGGAATAAGCAGTTCGATTCTCTTTACTGTTAGTTTTGTATCACCTGCTTCAGCAGTTAATCTGATTATCAATGGTTCTTTTGAAGAAGGAGATTATGACTCTAATGTTGTAGATCCTAATTTTGCACGACTAAGTCAGGGAAGCTCTGCTCTGACAGGATGGACAATAGGTGGTGCAGGCGTTGATTGGCACAACAGTAATGACATGAAATTTCCAATCGAGGGAGATTTAATTATAGATTTAAATCTTGATGGGGGAAGTAGTGGAACTTTATCTCAAACTTTTTCTACAATTATTGGACAATTCTATACTTTAAGTTTCTCTCTAGCGGGACCAGACTTGAGTGCGACTAATCCTTCTTTTCCTAATCCTCGTCAAGTTAGTGTTCAAGTTGCAGCAGTTAACCAAATTTTTTCAACATCCGCGTCTGACCACTTAGATCTTCAATGGCAACTACACGAATTAAGTTTTCAAGCCACTGGTAATCAGACAACTCTAACATTCTCAAGTCTTGACAACTCAGGATTTTGGGGTCCAGCTTTAGATAATGTCACTGTGGTGAGTAATGCTGAATCAGTCCCCGAACCCGCCTCAATCCTAAGCCTCCTCGCCCTAGGCACACTCGGCGCAGCCTCAACCCTCAAGCGCAAATTGAAATCCTCCAAATCCTCAGAAAAAGAAACCACAAAAGTCTCCTAA
- a CDS encoding alpha/beta fold hydrolase, whose amino-acid sequence MLGKSRKLSPLSVNYPNFLPTVREGLSEDTSLALLENIQQIAIDSPIYPRSILTTYSQQGQGQPPFVLLHGFDSSLLEFRRLLPLLAQNRETWAIDLLGFGFTERYPDLEVSPKTIKSHLYHFWRTAIAEPIILVGASMGGAVALDFALSYPEIVAKLVLIDSAGLANPPVLGKLMFSPLDKWATNFLANPRVRQNISRTAYFDQTLATVDACTCASLHLNCPHWSEALISFTKSGGYGSFLPQLSQINRETLIIWGENDQILGTKDAKKFQQALPNNQLVWIPRCGHVPHLEKPELTAAAIVKFAS is encoded by the coding sequence ATGCTCGGAAAATCTAGAAAACTTTCGCCCTTATCCGTGAATTATCCTAACTTTTTACCCACTGTTAGGGAGGGATTGAGTGAAGATACCTCCCTTGCTCTCCTCGAAAATATCCAACAAATTGCCATCGATAGCCCCATCTATCCTCGATCGATTCTAACCACCTATAGTCAACAAGGGCAAGGTCAACCGCCTTTTGTCCTCCTGCACGGTTTTGATAGTTCCCTGCTGGAATTTCGGCGTTTACTACCTTTACTCGCCCAAAATAGGGAAACTTGGGCGATAGATCTACTCGGCTTCGGTTTTACTGAGCGATACCCAGATTTAGAAGTATCTCCGAAAACTATTAAAAGCCATCTTTACCATTTCTGGAGAACTGCGATCGCCGAACCGATAATTTTAGTCGGTGCTTCCATGGGGGGTGCAGTGGCCCTCGATTTTGCCCTCTCCTACCCGGAAATAGTGGCGAAATTAGTCCTCATTGACAGCGCAGGACTAGCTAATCCCCCAGTTTTGGGTAAATTGATGTTTTCGCCCCTCGATAAGTGGGCAACTAATTTTTTAGCCAATCCCCGCGTGCGCCAAAATATCAGTCGTACCGCCTATTTCGATCAAACTTTGGCCACTGTTGATGCTTGCACCTGTGCTAGTCTGCACCTGAATTGTCCCCACTGGAGTGAGGCTTTAATCTCCTTTACCAAAAGTGGCGGTTATGGGTCATTTTTGCCGCAATTAAGCCAAATAAACCGAGAAACGCTGATTATTTGGGGAGAAAACGATCAAATTTTAGGCACAAAAGACGCGAAGAAATTTCAGCAGGCTTTACCTAATAATCAACTGGTCTGGATTCCTCGCTGTGGTCATGTTCCCCACCTCGAAAAACCGGAACTTACCGCAGCCGCGATAGTTAAATTTGCGAGCTAA
- a CDS encoding Uma2 family endonuclease: MTIATDKSTYSFAEYLELEETAAYKNEYQDGEIVPMTGGTTDHNKIAGNFYFYLRLKLPQSHYKIFIGDVKVWIAQYRQATYPDVMLIEGEPIYYETGRTTVTNPRLIVEVLSKSTQNYDQGDKFLYYRSLPELQEYILISQSRPYIMQYNKTEENKWLLTEYEGENASLSLTSVNFDLSFQEIYEGVIFNDLL; the protein is encoded by the coding sequence ATGACCATAGCCACAGATAAAAGTACCTATAGCTTTGCCGAATATTTAGAACTAGAGGAAACGGCAGCCTATAAAAATGAGTATCAAGACGGGGAAATCGTACCGATGACAGGAGGCACTACCGATCATAATAAAATTGCAGGTAATTTTTACTTTTATTTACGCCTAAAGTTACCCCAGTCTCACTATAAAATATTTATCGGTGACGTTAAAGTATGGATAGCGCAATATCGTCAAGCAACCTATCCCGATGTGATGTTAATTGAGGGTGAACCGATTTATTATGAAACTGGTAGGACAACTGTTACCAATCCCAGATTAATAGTAGAAGTCCTCTCAAAATCGACTCAAAATTATGACCAGGGTGATAAATTTCTTTATTATCGTTCGCTGCCGGAATTGCAAGAATATATTCTCATTAGTCAAAGTCGTCCCTATATCATGCAGTATAACAAAACTGAAGAAAATAAATGGTTATTAACGGAATACGAGGGCGAAAATGCCAGTTTATCTTTAACTTCTGTCAATTTCGATCTCAGTTTTCAGGAAATTTACGAAGGAGTGATATTTAACGATTTGCTTTGA
- a CDS encoding SIMPL domain-containing protein yields the protein MNYKKFCLAFLLSLILINTGLVMPSYADARELRTITVTGEGIENIATSQAIVRLGVEVQGKEAGKVQRETATRSDAVVKFLRSRQVEKLETTGISLQPNYDFSNNQRRLIGYIGANLISFQVDIAQAGVLIDEAVKVGATRIDGVSFTAGESAIAAGQRTALIKATEQAREQATIVLQALGLVPKETVSIQVGNTSNPVPIARSEAVFRSADAASSPVIGGEQTLRAAVTLEISY from the coding sequence ATGAATTACAAAAAATTTTGCTTGGCTTTTTTGCTGTCCCTTATCCTCATCAACACTGGATTAGTTATGCCTAGTTACGCAGACGCAAGAGAATTGAGGACAATTACCGTGACGGGAGAAGGAATAGAAAATATCGCCACTTCTCAAGCAATAGTGCGCTTAGGGGTAGAAGTTCAAGGCAAAGAAGCGGGTAAAGTACAGAGGGAAACCGCCACTCGTAGCGATGCGGTGGTTAAATTTCTCCGTTCCCGTCAAGTGGAAAAATTGGAAACCACCGGCATTAGTTTACAGCCCAATTACGACTTCAGCAACAATCAAAGACGTTTAATCGGTTATATCGGGGCTAATTTGATTAGTTTTCAGGTTGATATAGCCCAAGCGGGGGTTTTAATCGATGAAGCGGTAAAAGTCGGGGCAACACGCATCGATGGGGTAAGTTTTACTGCTGGGGAATCAGCGATCGCAGCTGGACAGAGAACTGCTCTCATCAAAGCCACGGAACAAGCTAGAGAACAGGCCACAATCGTGTTACAGGCCCTTGGTTTAGTGCCAAAAGAAACGGTTTCTATCCAAGTGGGTAATACCAGTAATCCCGTGCCAATCGCCCGCTCAGAAGCGGTTTTTCGGAGTGCCGATGCTGCCAGTAGCCCGGTTATCGGAGGGGAACAAACCCTGCGCGCTGCTGTCACCCTCGAAATTAGCTATTAA
- a CDS encoding type II toxin-antitoxin system VapC family toxin, translating into MKQIFADTFYWVALINPQDNWHQRAREVTSSLKNVKLVTTDEVLVELLNFMSVRGANRKRRTVEFIDDLLQNPRLQVIPQNRESFLQGFELYRRRPDKEYSLTDCISMTVMQRLKITQVLTHDNHFQQEGFIILFE; encoded by the coding sequence ATGAAACAAATTTTTGCCGACACTTTCTACTGGGTTGCTTTAATCAATCCCCAAGATAATTGGCATCAACGAGCCAGAGAAGTTACGTCCAGTCTCAAAAACGTTAAACTTGTGACGACGGATGAAGTTTTGGTAGAGCTACTGAATTTTATGTCAGTCCGGGGAGCAAATCGGAAGCGGCGTACTGTCGAATTTATCGATGATCTGCTCCAGAATCCCCGCCTTCAAGTCATTCCGCAAAACCGAGAATCATTCCTGCAAGGCTTCGAGTTATACCGCCGCCGTCCAGACAAAGAATATAGCCTGACAGATTGTATTTCAATGACGGTCATGCAGCGCTTAAAAATCACTCAAGTGTTAACTCACGACAATCATTTTCAGCAAGAGGGTTTCATAATTCTATTTGAATAA